CCCTCGTGCAGGTCGGAGTAGTAGTCGTTGATCTGCCGCGCGCGCTTGGCCGCGTAGATCACGAGCTGGTACTTCGAGTCGACCTTCTCGAGCAGGCTGTCGATGGGGGGCTCGATGATGCCCTGGTTCGTTCCGGCCATGGCGAAACCTCCTGGTTGTCGGCTCCCGCGGGAAGCGGGAGCCTGTGGGACGGCGGCGGCGTGATTCAGACGCGCGAAAGCGGACGCGCGGGCGCCTGCACCAATTCTACGACCTCTTCGGCCGCCGACGCGACGTTCTCGTTCACGACGCGGTAGTCGAACTCGCTCTGGGCGGCCAATTCGACCTTCGCCGTGCGCAGGCGCCGGGCCCGCTCGTCGGCCTCCTCGGTGCCGCGCCCGACGAGGCGCTGCACCAGCTCGTCCCAGCTCGGCGGCAGCAGGAACACCAGCGTCGCGGACGGCTCCGCCGCACGGACCTGGCGGGCCCCCTGCAGGTCGATCTCGAGCAGCACCGTGCGCCCCTCGGCCAGCGCCTGCTCGATGGGGCCTCGCGGGGTGCCGTAGCGATGGGCGTTGTGCACCGTCGCCCACTCGAGCAGCTCGCCGTCTGCGACGAGCCGGTCGAACTCGGCGTCGTCGACGAAGAAGTAGTGCTCGCCGTCGACTTCGCCCGGGCGGGGTGCGCGCGTGGTCGCCGACACCGACAGCCGGATCTCGGGGTGGTGCTCCTTGATGTACGCGGCGACGGTGCCCTTCCCGACCGCGGTCGGGCCGGCGAGCACGACCAGCCGGCTGCGTCCGCTGCGGGGCCCGGTCTCGGGCCACCGCTCGTCCAGGAAGCGCTCGAGCGCGACGCGCTGGCGCGAGCCCAGCCCGCCGAGCCGCTTGACCGGCGAGATGCGCAGCTCCTCGAGGATGCGATCGCGCTTGCCCTCGCCGATGGCGGGGATGCTGGTGAGGAATTCGCTGATGCGCATCGCCCCGGCGGGAGCCGCCGGGTCCGCGGTGGCGCGGCGCAGCAGCTCCTGCGGGGTGATGACGCGCATCGCGACGTCCTTCTTCAGGGCGGCACGCTCGCGGCGGGCGGCGACGGCGCGGCGGGATGCCGAGGCGCGGTCGACCTCGGGAGGGGTTCGGGAGTCACTCATGGGAACCTTCACGGTACATCGCCGCACGCTCGTCGATGCGCACCGCGATGAGGTCTGGGCCGGCGGAGAGGATGCTGCGGCTCTCGCTCGCGATCACCTGCGATGCCGCGCCGCCGAAGAGCGCTGGCAGGTCCTCCGGCAGCGCCCCCTGCGCGCCGAACCCGGGCGCGAGGACGGGCGCGCCGCGGAGGAGCTCGTCGGTGAGGCCGAAGGCGTCGCGATCGATCGTGGCGCCGACGACGAGGCCGACGGGGCCGAGGCCCCCGCCGAACGCCGCCGAGGAGTTGACCCACTGGATGTCGCGCGCGACGCGCTCGGCCACGGTCTGCCCGTCGGTCGCGGCGACATCGACCGTCTGGGCCGTCTGCACCGCCGCGGCCTCGGGGTTGCTCGTCGCGGCGAGGACGAACACGCCCTTGTCGTGGCGGATGGCCGTGGTGAAGGTGCCGCGCAGCGACTCGGGCCCGAGGTAGGGGCTCACGGTCAGGGCGTCGGCCTCCAGCGGCGCGCCGGGCGCGAGCCAGGCCGCGGCGTAGCCGTCCATCGTGGTGCCGATGTCGCCGCGCTTGGCGTCGGCGATCACGAGCAGACCCGCCGCACGCGCGGCGGCCATGACCTCCTCCAGGGCCGCGAATCCGGCCGCGCCCCAGCGCTCGAAGAACGACACCTGCGGCTTGACCACGCCGACCCGATCGGCGGCCGCCTCGACCGTGCGCAGGCCGAACGCGCGCACGCCCGCCGCCGAGGCGGGAAGGCCCCACGCCTCGAGCAGGTGCTCGTGGGGGTCGATCCCCACGCACAGCGGTCCGTGCGCGTCGAGCGCCGTCCTCAGCCTCTCGCCGAACCCGGTCACGCGTGCCCGGCCCGGTCGGCGGCGTACTCCTGCAGGCTCCTGACCTCGAACCCCTCGCGCAGCACGGGCAGCGCGCTCACGGCGGCGCCGAGCACCGCCATCGTCGTGAACAGGGCCTTGTCGCCCGCGACGGCGGCCGCGCGGATCTCGTACCCGTCGGCGCGTGCGCTGCCCCCCGAAGGAGTGTTGACGATGATGTCGATCTCGCCGGCGTTGATGAGGTCGACGATGTTGGTCTCCCCCGTCTCCTGGGTCGCCGAGTACTTGTTGACGACGGTGACGTCGATGCCGTTGCGGGCCAGGATCTCGGCCGTTCCCTCGGTGGCGACCAGGTCGAACCCGAGTTCGCGCAGACGATGCGCGGGCAGGATGACGGCGCGCTTGTCGGCATCCGCCACCGAGATGAACACGGTGCCCGACTGCGGCATGCCGCCGTACGCGGCGTCCTGCGACTTCGCGAACGCGGTCGGGAAGTCCCGGTCGATGCCCATGACCTCGCCGGTCGAGCGCATCTCGGGGCCGAGCACGGAGTCGACGGTCTGGCCGTCGGCGGTCCGGAAGCGCTTGAACGGCAGCACGGCCTCCTTGACGGCCACGGGGGCGTCCAGCGGCACGCGCGAGCCGTCGGCCTCGGGCAGCAGCCCTTCGGCCTTGAGCTCGGCGATCGTGGCGCCCGCCATGATGCGGCTGGCGGCCTTGGCGAGCGGGATGCCGAGGGCCTTCGACACGAAGGGCACGGTGCGGCTGGCGCGGGGGTTCGCCTCGATGACGTAGAGGACGCCGGCCGAGATCGCGAACTGCACGTTCAGCAGACCGCGCACGCCCACGCCCTCGGCGATGGCGCGCGTGGCCTCGCGGACGCGGTCCACGTCGGTGCGCCCGAGACTCACCGGGGGCAGCGTGCACGACGAGTCGCCGGAGTGGATGCCGGCCTCCTCGAGGTGCTCCATGACGCCGCCGATGTACAGCTCCTCGCCGTCGTAGAGGGCGTCCACGTCGAGCTCGATCGCATCGTCGAGGAAGCGGTCGACCAGCAGCGGCAGGCCCGGCCCGATGATCGCCTCGCCGGCGACCCGCACGAAGTAGTCGCGCAGCGCCTCGGTCGAGTAGACAATCTCCATGCCGCGGCCGCCGAGGACGAAGCTCGGCCGCACGAGGACCGGGTAGCCGATCTCCTCGGCCACCGCGACGGCCCCCTCGACGTCGATCGCCGTGCCGTTGCGCGGGGCGACGAGACCGGCGTCATCGAGCAGGCGCGCGAACAGCTCGCGCTCCTCGGCGAGGTCGATCGCGGCGGGCTTGGTGCCGAGGATGTTGTAGCCGGCCGCCTCGATGCCCTTGGCCAGGCCGAGCGGCGTCTGGCCGCCGAGCTGGCAGATGACGCCGAGGATCGTGCCGGAAGCGCTCTCGGCGTGCAGCACCTCGAGGACGTCCTCGAGGGTCAGCGGCTCGAAGTAGAGGCGATCGGAGGTGTCGTAGTCGGTCGAGACCGTCTCGGGGTTGCAGTTGACCATGACGGTCTCGAAGCCGGCGTCCGACAGGGCGAACGAGGCGTGCACGCAGGAGTAGTCGAACTCGACGCCCTGGCCGATGCGGTTCGGGCCCGAGCCGATGATGACGACCTTGCTGCGCTCGGACGGCGTCACCTCGGTCTCGCTGTCGTAGCTGGAGTAGTGGTACGGCGTGAGCGCGGGGAACTCGCCCGCGCACGTGTCGACCGTCTTGTAGACGGGGCGCACGCCCAGTCCGTGACGGACGCCGCGCACCTCGGCCTCGGTGTCGTCGCGGAGCTCGGCGATCTGGGCGTCGCTGAAGCCGTGCTCCTTGGCGACGCGCAGCACGTCGGTCGAGAGCTCGCCGGCCGTGCGGATGTACTCGGCGACCTCGTTGATGAGGGCGATCTGGTCGAGGAACCACGGGTCGATCTTGGTGGCTTCGAACGCCTGCTCGATCGTGGCGCCCTTGCGCATGGCCTGCTGCAGGACGACGATGCGGCCGTCCGTCGGCGTCTTCGCGATCTCGAGCAGCTCCTCCACCGACCGCTCCTCGTCGCCCCAGTGGAAGCTGGAGCCCCGCTTCTCGAGCGAGCGCAGCGCCTTCTGCAGCGCCGTGGCGTAGTTGCGGCCGATCGCCATGGCCTCGCCGACGGACTTCATGGTCGTGGTGAGCGTGGTGTCGGCCGCGGGGAACTTCTCGAAGTTGAACCGCGGCACCTTCACGACGACGTAGTCGAGCGTCGGCTCGAAGCTCGCCGGCGTCGCCTGCGTGATGTCGTTGGGGACCTCGTCGAGGCGGTAGCCGATCGCGAGCTTCGCGGCGAGCTTCGCGATCGGGAAGCCGGTGGCCTTCGATGCGAGGGCGGACGAGCGAGACACGCGCGGGTTCATCTCGATGACGATGATGCGCCCGTCATCGGGATTCACGGCGAACTGGATGTTGCAGCCGCCGGTGTCCACGCCGACGGCGCGGATGATGTCGATGCCGATGTCGCGCAGCTTCTGGTACTCGCGGTCGGTGAGCGTCAGCGACGGCGCGACCGTGATCGAGTCGCCGGTGTGGACGCCGACCGGGTCGACG
This region of Microbacterium thalassium genomic DNA includes:
- the rpoZ gene encoding DNA-directed RNA polymerase subunit omega — encoded protein: MAGTNQGIIEPPIDSLLEKVDSKYQLVIYAAKRARQINDYYSDLHEGNLFDNVGPLVDSTVEDKPLTIAMHEIHEDKLRLRSAAAE
- the pyrF gene encoding orotidine-5'-phosphate decarboxylase; translated protein: MTGFGERLRTALDAHGPLCVGIDPHEHLLEAWGLPASAAGVRAFGLRTVEAAADRVGVVKPQVSFFERWGAAGFAALEEVMAAARAAGLLVIADAKRGDIGTTMDGYAAAWLAPGAPLEADALTVSPYLGPESLRGTFTTAIRHDKGVFVLAATSNPEAAAVQTAQTVDVAATDGQTVAERVARDIQWVNSSAAFGGGLGPVGLVVGATIDRDAFGLTDELLRGAPVLAPGFGAQGALPEDLPALFGGAASQVIASESRSILSAGPDLIAVRIDERAAMYREGSHE
- the carB gene encoding carbamoyl-phosphate synthase large subunit, which produces MPKRDDIKSVLVIGSGPIVIGQACEFDYSGTQACRVLREEGVRVILVNSNPATIMTDPDFADATYIEPITPAVIETIIAKEKPDAILPTLGGQTALNAAMALHDQGILDKYDVELIGAKVDAIRKGEDRQIFKELVIEAGADVASSVICHSMDELLAGAEKLGYPLVVRPSFTMGGLGSGFAFDEADLRRIGGAGLHDSPTHEVLLEESILGWKEYELELMRDTADNTVVVCSIENVDPVGVHTGDSITVAPSLTLTDREYQKLRDIGIDIIRAVGVDTGGCNIQFAVNPDDGRIIVIEMNPRVSRSSALASKATGFPIAKLAAKLAIGYRLDEVPNDITQATPASFEPTLDYVVVKVPRFNFEKFPAADTTLTTTMKSVGEAMAIGRNYATALQKALRSLEKRGSSFHWGDEERSVEELLEIAKTPTDGRIVVLQQAMRKGATIEQAFEATKIDPWFLDQIALINEVAEYIRTAGELSTDVLRVAKEHGFSDAQIAELRDDTEAEVRGVRHGLGVRPVYKTVDTCAGEFPALTPYHYSSYDSETEVTPSERSKVVIIGSGPNRIGQGVEFDYSCVHASFALSDAGFETVMVNCNPETVSTDYDTSDRLYFEPLTLEDVLEVLHAESASGTILGVICQLGGQTPLGLAKGIEAAGYNILGTKPAAIDLAEERELFARLLDDAGLVAPRNGTAIDVEGAVAVAEEIGYPVLVRPSFVLGGRGMEIVYSTEALRDYFVRVAGEAIIGPGLPLLVDRFLDDAIELDVDALYDGEELYIGGVMEHLEEAGIHSGDSSCTLPPVSLGRTDVDRVREATRAIAEGVGVRGLLNVQFAISAGVLYVIEANPRASRTVPFVSKALGIPLAKAASRIMAGATIAELKAEGLLPEADGSRVPLDAPVAVKEAVLPFKRFRTADGQTVDSVLGPEMRSTGEVMGIDRDFPTAFAKSQDAAYGGMPQSGTVFISVADADKRAVILPAHRLRELGFDLVATEGTAEILARNGIDVTVVNKYSATQETGETNIVDLINAGEIDIIVNTPSGGSARADGYEIRAAAVAGDKALFTTMAVLGAAVSALPVLREGFEVRSLQEYAADRAGHA
- the gmk gene encoding guanylate kinase, with amino-acid sequence MSDSRTPPEVDRASASRRAVAARRERAALKKDVAMRVITPQELLRRATADPAAPAGAMRISEFLTSIPAIGEGKRDRILEELRISPVKRLGGLGSRQRVALERFLDERWPETGPRSGRSRLVVLAGPTAVGKGTVAAYIKEHHPEIRLSVSATTRAPRPGEVDGEHYFFVDDAEFDRLVADGELLEWATVHNAHRYGTPRGPIEQALAEGRTVLLEIDLQGARQVRAAEPSATLVFLLPPSWDELVQRLVGRGTEEADERARRLRTAKVELAAQSEFDYRVVNENVASAAEEVVELVQAPARPLSRV